CGTCACGACACCCGGGAGCTGCGTCGGTATGTCGAAGCACTCCGACGGGTCGATCACCCGGTCCGAGGGCGTGCCGTCGTTCGGCGAGACCGGGTCGGTGATCTCGTCGGCGGCGAGGTCGTAGTTCTCGTTGCCGGCCGCGGCCACGTTCACCACGCCCCGCTTCTCCGCGTACCGCGAGGCCCGGGTGACGGCGTCCACGAGCGCCTTCTGGTCCGGGTCGTCGGTGCAGTTGAAGTACCACGGGTCGGTGTAATAGCTGTTGTTGGTGACGTCGACACCATGGGTGGCCGCCCACATGAAGCCGCACACCACGGCCTCCGTGTAGAAGTAGCCGGCGGTCGTCGACACCTTGATGCCCGCCACCTTCACGCCCGGCGCGACACCGGTCATGCCGACGCCGTTCTTGGCGGCCGCGATCTCACCGGCCACGTGCGTACCGTGCGGGCTCTCCGCCGCGCTCGGCCGCCACGCCCCGTCGGTCGTGTCCGGCTTGCCCGTCACGCAGTTGACCGACGCGGCCCGGTCGAAGTTCGGCGCGAGGTCCGGGTGGGTGTCGTCCACGCCGGTGTCGATGACGGCGACCGTCACCTTGCTGCTGCCGAGCGACTTCTCGTGCGCCTTGTCCGCCTTGATGGCGGGCAGGTCCCACTGCAAGGACTCCAGCGGGTCCTGGCCGGCGTCGGCCGCGGCCTGCGCGGCGGCCATCTGCGCCGAGCTGAGCGCCTTCGGCGTGCCCTCGTCGGTCGTCGACTGCGCGGGCAGCGGCGCGTTGCGGGTGTTGCCCGCCGACTCGATCCCGCGGACCTTGCGGATCGTCTTCGCGAAGTCGGGGTTCGACGAGTGGACGACGATCACGCCGATCTGGTCGTACGACGTCACGATCGTGCCGCCGGCCTTGGCGATGGCCTTCTTCACCTGGGCGGAAGGACCGTGTCCGGCGCGGACGTTGACGACATAGCTGAGCGCCGTCCCGTCCGCGTCGGCGGCGGCGAGGATGTCGTCGGCGGCGCCGCCGGCACCGGCCGAGGCGCCGGGCACGCCGGTCGTGGTGCCGGGCAGACCGGCCGCGGACGCCGTGGCTCCCGGGAGGAACGCCATGGCCGTCGCGATGGCCATGCCGAGCGGGAGCGCGAGCGCGCGCCGATGGCGCGGGTGGGGCCCTGTCATGATGAAAGTCTCTCCAGTTCGTTCTCGGGACAAGCGGTCCGTGCGGGTGGTGCCGTGGGTCCGGTTCGGCGGGTCACTTGACCGCGCGCAGCGCGTTGACGATGCCGAATCCGTAGAAGCCGTTGACCCGGGTGCCGCCCTCGCACACCGCGTCCTGGGTGCCGTTGCCGTCCTGGTCGTAGGAGGCCGGGCAGCTCGTGGCGTTCGCCTGCACCTTGAGGAGCGCCTGGAGCTGGGCCGGGCTCGCCTTGGGATGCGTCGACTTCAGCAGCGCCGCGACGCCCGCGGCGTGCGGCGAGGCCATCGAGGTGCCCTGCAGGAAGCCGTACGCCCCGTTGGGCAGGGTCGACAGGATGCGGCCGTTCTGCGACGGGGTGTCCGGGATCTGGTAGAGCCGGTCGCCGCCCGGCGCCGCGACGTCGATGACGCCCTTGCCGTACGAGGAGTAGTACGACTTGAGGTTCTTGACGCCCGTGGCGCTCACCGTGACGACGCCCGGGAGCTGTGTCGGCACGTCGAAGCACTCGTGCGGGTCGACGGTCCGCTCCACCGGCGTGGAGTCGTCCGGGCTCGTGGTGTCGACGATCGCGTCGGAGTCCAGGTCGTGGTTGGAGTTGCCGGCCGAGGCCAGGCTGAGCGTGCCCTTCTTCTGGGCGTACAGCTGCGCCCTGTTGA
Above is a window of Streptomyces griseorubiginosus DNA encoding:
- a CDS encoding S8 family peptidase; amino-acid sequence: MTGPHPRHRRALALPLGMAIATAMAFLPGATASAAGLPGTTTGVPGASAGAGGAADDILAAADADGTALSYVVNVRAGHGPSAQVKKAIAKAGGTIVTSYDQIGVIVVHSSNPDFAKTIRKVRGIESAGNTRNAPLPAQSTTDEGTPKALSSAQMAAAQAAADAGQDPLESLQWDLPAIKADKAHEKSLGSSKVTVAVIDTGVDDTHPDLAPNFDRAASVNCVTGKPDTTDGAWRPSAAESPHGTHVAGEIAAAKNGVGMTGVAPGVKVAGIKVSTTAGYFYTEAVVCGFMWAATHGVDVTNNSYYTDPWYFNCTDDPDQKALVDAVTRASRYAEKRGVVNVAAAGNENYDLAADEITDPVSPNDGTPSDRVIDPSECFDIPTQLPGVVTVAATGAKGIKSSFSNYGLGVIDVAAPGGDSTAYQTPAPPATSGLILGTLPGGKWGYMAGTSMASPHVAAVAALIKSTHPYAPPALVKALLYAEADATACTDPYDINGDGKVDAVCEGSKNRNGFYGWGTVDALDAVTK